The uncultured Ilyobacter sp. genome has a segment encoding these proteins:
- a CDS encoding YitT family protein yields the protein MKRKRKSIFIDYFVVNLGSLITAAGIAFFLAPARIAPGGVSGLAIIINSIWGSSVGVTMLFLNAPIFFIGLKIFGRAYGLKTFLGTVLLSVYVDLLNYLFPNIDALIDFAKGGNLFLATIYGGLLVGLGVGMIMKFGGSTGGTDILAQIINKYLKISMGYSMIAVDFIIVSIAALVFGFEKALYAIITLYAIGVVINKVFEGVSYSKMVYIISDRYEEIRNIIITELDSTGNGLDIEGLYTSKDRKMIMTVMRNKKIHDLREHIKAVDPEAFVIISEVYEVLGEGFTPIK from the coding sequence ATGAAAAGAAAAAGAAAAAGTATTTTTATAGATTATTTTGTAGTTAATCTAGGTTCTTTGATTACTGCAGCTGGGATAGCTTTTTTCCTGGCGCCAGCGAGGATAGCGCCAGGAGGTGTCTCGGGATTGGCCATCATAATAAATTCCATATGGGGGTCTTCTGTGGGTGTGACCATGCTTTTTTTGAATGCGCCTATATTTTTTATAGGACTTAAGATATTTGGAAGAGCCTACGGACTTAAAACTTTTCTCGGAACTGTGTTACTCTCTGTTTACGTGGATCTTTTAAATTATTTATTTCCGAACATAGATGCACTTATAGATTTTGCAAAGGGTGGCAACTTGTTTTTAGCAACAATATACGGTGGCCTTCTTGTGGGACTCGGTGTGGGTATGATAATGAAATTTGGAGGGAGTACGGGAGGAACAGATATCCTTGCCCAGATTATCAACAAGTATCTAAAAATTTCCATGGGGTATTCCATGATTGCTGTGGATTTTATTATTGTTTCAATTGCAGCATTAGTTTTTGGTTTTGAAAAGGCTCTCTATGCAATAATAACCCTTTATGCTATTGGAGTAGTAATAAACAAGGTATTTGAAGGTGTAAGTTATAGTAAGATGGTATATATAATAAGCGATAGATATGAAGAGATAAGGAATATAATAATCACCGAATTAGACAGTACAGGAAACGGTTTGGATATAGAAGGACTATATACAAGTAAGGACAGAAAAATGATAATGACTGTAATGAGAAATAAAAAAATACATGATTTGAGAGAGCATATAAAAGCAGTAGACCCTGAAGCCTTTGTAATAATATCAGAAGTATATGAAGTCTTAGGTGAAGGATTTACTCCGATAAAATAA
- the folB gene encoding dihydroneopterin aldolase: protein MDKIIIKNMAFYGYHGVLSEETILGQKFFIDIEINKSLKAAGITDDLTKSVSYAEIYERIENIARGKSYKLIEALAEAVAADILNNFDITGIKVRIKKPEAPIPGHFDYVGVEIERSKND from the coding sequence ATGGATAAAATAATAATAAAAAATATGGCCTTTTACGGATATCACGGAGTCCTGTCAGAAGAGACGATCTTAGGTCAAAAATTCTTTATTGACATAGAGATAAATAAATCCCTGAAAGCGGCTGGAATTACAGATGATCTGACGAAAAGTGTGAGCTATGCAGAGATATATGAGAGGATAGAAAATATCGCAAGGGGGAAAAGCTATAAGCTTATAGAGGCACTGGCAGAAGCTGTGGCTGCGGATATTCTAAACAACTTTGATATAACAGGCATAAAAGTGCGAATAAAAAAACCAGAAGCCCCTATACCTGGTCATTTTGATTATGTAGGTGTAGAAATAGAGAGAAGTAAAAATGACTAA
- the folK gene encoding 2-amino-4-hydroxy-6-hydroxymethyldihydropteridine diphosphokinase — MTKERLAYLSLGSNIGNKLYYIVSAIQRINITNGVSVSKISSFYKTDPWGVKEQASFYNIALEIKTTLLPFELLRNLQRIETELSRTRELRWGPRTIDIDIIFYGDLKISIEELTVPHPRYRDRNFVLKPMYEIYPHNELLLKYMKRDTSKIKKIIPKILVSSCLLGENCNYKGGNNKSDLLVKLEDSVSYLRICPEVMGGLGIPRIPAEIKNNRVITKENNDVTDEFNKGASLALEKALKNNCSLAIIKGKSPSCGYGKIYSGDFTGNLVEGEGITAKLLIKNKIDIISV, encoded by the coding sequence ATGACTAAAGAAAGGCTGGCCTACCTCAGCCTCGGCTCTAACATAGGGAACAAACTTTATTATATTGTTTCTGCAATTCAAAGGATAAATATCACAAATGGAGTAAGTGTAAGTAAAATTTCTTCTTTTTACAAAACGGATCCTTGGGGTGTAAAAGAGCAGGCTAGTTTTTACAATATAGCTTTAGAGATAAAGACGACACTTCTTCCCTTTGAACTCTTGCGAAATCTTCAGAGGATAGAAACAGAGCTCAGTAGGACAAGGGAATTGAGGTGGGGTCCTAGGACGATAGATATAGATATAATATTTTATGGTGATTTAAAGATAAGTATAGAGGAATTAACAGTTCCACATCCTAGATACAGAGACCGAAATTTTGTATTAAAACCTATGTACGAGATCTATCCTCATAATGAACTTCTCCTAAAATACATGAAAAGAGACACCTCTAAAATCAAAAAAATTATTCCAAAAATTCTTGTAAGCTCATGTCTTTTAGGTGAAAACTGCAATTATAAAGGTGGCAACAACAAAAGTGATTTGCTGGTAAAACTTGAAGACAGCGTATCCTATCTTCGAATATGTCCAGAAGTAATGGGAGGCTTAGGTATTCCTAGGATTCCGGCAGAGATAAAAAATAACAGGGTAATAACTAAAGAAAACAATGATGTAACAGATGAATTTAACAAGGGAGCCTCACTGGCCCTTGAAAAAGCATTAAAAAATAACTGTTCACTTGCCATAATAAAGGGAAAAAGTCCATCCTGTGGCTATGGTAAAATTTATAGCGGTGATTTCACAGGAAACTTAGTAGAGGGTGAAGGTATAACCGCTAAACTTTTAATAAAAAACAAAATAGATATTATATCAGTTTAG
- a CDS encoding bifunctional oligoribonuclease/PAP phosphatase NrnA, producing MSNYTEIIDKIKKSERILLTSHINPDGDALGSGLALFLALNKYNRIQSELDENHIDKVVRFVLEDNVPGNLKFLKGIEMIENIKNVNSKYKFDLVICLDSANKERIGSVERLIGDESFVINIDHHTSNTRYGDINCIENISSTSEIMYKFIKEMGIEIDTFTGEAIYTGVVNDTGNFAHSNVTKDTFLLASDLLEKGVDNSKIVREFYNSKSLSTLRLMGKALEDMVYVPEKKLVHLFISLDTLKELDAKREESEGLVELINSYEGSEVSLFLREEEKGKIKGSLRSKHDKDVNAIAKIFGGGGHIKAAGFTSDLSEKEIIEKVTEML from the coding sequence ATGAGTAATTACACCGAGATAATTGACAAAATAAAAAAATCAGAAAGAATTCTTCTGACTTCTCACATAAATCCAGACGGGGATGCCCTTGGCTCTGGACTCGCACTTTTCCTGGCTCTGAATAAATACAATAGGATTCAAAGTGAGTTAGATGAAAACCATATCGACAAAGTTGTGAGGTTTGTACTAGAAGACAATGTTCCCGGAAATCTTAAATTTCTTAAGGGAATTGAAATGATTGAAAATATAAAAAATGTAAATAGTAAATATAAATTTGACCTTGTTATCTGCCTTGATTCTGCCAACAAGGAGAGAATAGGAAGTGTAGAAAGACTTATAGGGGATGAAAGTTTCGTAATAAATATTGATCATCACACAAGCAATACCAGATATGGAGACATAAACTGCATAGAAAATATATCTTCGACTTCTGAGATAATGTATAAATTTATAAAAGAGATGGGAATAGAGATAGATACATTTACAGGAGAGGCAATTTATACAGGAGTTGTAAATGACACAGGAAATTTTGCCCATTCAAATGTTACAAAAGATACCTTTCTATTAGCCAGTGATCTCTTAGAAAAAGGTGTGGATAATTCCAAAATTGTGAGGGAATTTTATAACAGCAAAAGCCTGTCTACACTTAGATTGATGGGAAAGGCCTTAGAAGATATGGTATATGTTCCTGAAAAAAAACTTGTTCATCTGTTTATATCTCTTGATACACTCAAAGAGCTAGATGCTAAAAGAGAGGAATCAGAAGGGCTAGTGGAGTTAATCAATTCCTATGAAGGTTCTGAAGTATCTTTGTTTTTAAGGGAAGAGGAAAAAGGTAAGATTAAAGGAAGTTTGAGAAGTAAACATGACAAAGATGTCAATGCCATTGCAAAAATATTCGGTGGCGGAGGACATATAAAAGCGGCTGGATTTACAAGTGATCTATCAGAAAAGGAGATAATAGAAAAAGTAACAGAAATGCTTTAA
- a CDS encoding CsgG/HfaB family protein, with translation MKKIFAFFLILLTITGCSKTTSTVKKDDKIQKLREYDEAKSQAGPKRKIVIGKVKNETRFGNKRLGDIAKDVLIAEFSKTNKFIVLEREDLDAVMEETEFSNALGQGIISGQQQFLDAEYVIVGSITKYAVNTTGSSKIISKSKEQRAEVAIDIKVIDVRTGKVWSELGEGYSTVKYGTTLGVGTSGGYDESLEQEAFRAATINSMENIIERIDKTPWSAKVAKAYSNKIIINSGKLSNLKIGTKLDVFKQGEKIEFEGEFLGYIEEKKGTAKIIDYMGEDAAIAVFDGEKFDLPAVVKIRR, from the coding sequence ATGAAAAAGATTTTTGCGTTTTTTCTAATATTACTTACAATAACAGGTTGCAGTAAGACTACAAGTACTGTAAAAAAAGATGATAAAATTCAAAAACTAAGGGAGTATGATGAAGCCAAGTCCCAAGCTGGACCTAAGAGAAAGATAGTCATAGGTAAAGTCAAAAATGAAACAAGATTCGGAAACAAAAGACTTGGCGATATAGCAAAGGATGTATTGATAGCTGAATTTTCCAAAACCAATAAGTTTATTGTTTTGGAAAGAGAGGATCTCGATGCTGTAATGGAGGAAACTGAGTTTTCCAATGCACTTGGACAGGGCATTATTTCTGGTCAACAACAGTTCTTAGATGCCGAATATGTAATCGTAGGTTCAATTACTAAATATGCAGTAAATACAACAGGTTCAAGCAAAATTATTTCAAAATCAAAGGAACAGAGAGCGGAAGTGGCAATTGATATCAAAGTAATTGATGTGAGAACTGGTAAAGTCTGGAGTGAGCTTGGTGAAGGTTATTCTACTGTAAAATACGGGACAACCCTTGGAGTAGGAACTTCTGGAGGATATGATGAAAGTTTAGAGCAGGAGGCTTTTAGAGCTGCCACGATTAATTCTATGGAAAATATAATCGAGAGAATTGATAAGACACCGTGGAGTGCAAAAGTAGCAAAAGCATATTCAAATAAAATAATAATTAACTCGGGAAAACTGAGTAATCTAAAAATAGGGACTAAGTTAGACGTCTTTAAACAGGGAGAAAAAATAGAGTTTGAAGGAGAATTCTTAGGATATATAGAGGAAAAGAAAGGAACTGCCAAGATAATAGATTACATGGGTGAAGATGCAGCCATTGCGGTTTTTGACGGTGAAAAATTTGATCTTCCGGCAGTAGTAAAAATAAGAAGATAG
- a CDS encoding GNA1162 family protein — protein MRRGVMTIILLLIFFTGCSSRRMVRQSETNVPPAKLAILPIDNLTNDVSGAQVLREVIYGAFLGNPKGYEVQSIQETDELLLNEGITDGGQLSIIHPLELSEILGTDGLLYIKLEELSLITLPFYHVRKVDMTYRMYNMGKLYNEEPLVVANRFLDINGILKTIDDPSNGLAYAGKGIVIHQGLRFLTAGLAKHELRPEMGMISLKLLRTLPIGLAGSEEYKEQVEKEILKLRERFMNNENFLPEKLENEYIEKKIIEDGIQLIN, from the coding sequence ATGAGAAGAGGAGTAATGACAATTATCCTTCTCCTGATTTTTTTTACAGGATGTAGCAGCAGAAGAATGGTGCGACAAAGTGAGACAAATGTCCCTCCTGCAAAACTTGCCATCCTCCCTATAGACAATCTGACAAATGATGTATCGGGAGCACAGGTTCTAAGGGAGGTTATCTATGGAGCTTTCCTGGGAAATCCCAAAGGATATGAGGTTCAGTCAATACAAGAGACAGATGAACTTCTGCTCAATGAGGGGATAACTGACGGGGGACAGCTTTCGATTATTCATCCTCTAGAACTTTCTGAGATTTTGGGAACAGATGGACTTCTTTATATAAAGCTTGAAGAACTTTCTCTTATAACTTTACCTTTTTATCACGTGCGTAAAGTAGATATGACTTACAGGATGTATAATATGGGAAAACTTTATAATGAAGAACCTCTTGTTGTGGCCAACAGATTTTTGGATATAAATGGTATTTTAAAAACCATAGATGATCCTTCAAATGGCCTAGCCTATGCTGGTAAAGGGATAGTTATACATCAAGGTCTTAGATTTCTTACAGCAGGTCTTGCAAAGCATGAGTTAAGACCTGAGATGGGGATGATCTCGTTAAAACTTTTAAGAACTCTGCCCATTGGTTTGGCAGGAAGTGAAGAATACAAAGAACAGGTGGAAAAAGAGATACTGAAACTCAGAGAGAGATTTATGAACAATGAAAATTTTCTTCCTGAAAAACTGGAAAATGAATATATTGAGAAAAAAATCATAGAAGATGGAATTCAATTAATAAATTAA
- a CDS encoding cell division protein SepF, giving the protein MNFDIVFLKPEKFEECMNIVEHIKKERIVHINLSKLDAKNSQRVLDFVSGAVYIQEAQIVQPGEQVFCSVPKGKSYFMEGKEKTLTGDTELIDLRYDEEEEIKPKFG; this is encoded by the coding sequence ATGAATTTCGATATAGTATTTCTAAAGCCAGAAAAATTTGAAGAATGTATGAATATAGTAGAGCATATCAAAAAAGAGAGAATAGTTCATATAAACCTTTCAAAATTGGATGCGAAAAATTCTCAGAGAGTATTAGACTTTGTCAGTGGGGCAGTCTATATTCAAGAAGCACAGATAGTCCAGCCTGGAGAACAGGTATTTTGCTCAGTTCCAAAGGGCAAGAGCTATTTTATGGAAGGAAAAGAAAAGACTCTTACAGGTGATACAGAACTTATCGACCTCAGATATGATGAAGAAGAGGAGATAAAGCCCAAGTTTGGTTGA
- a CDS encoding cold-shock protein: MEVLQMVKGTVKWFNGEKGFGFITSEEGTDVFAHFSEIQKDGFKTLEEGEQVTFEITQGQKGPQASNIKTV; the protein is encoded by the coding sequence ATGGAGGTATTACAAATGGTAAAGGGAACTGTAAAATGGTTTAATGGAGAAAAAGGATTCGGATTCATCACTTCTGAAGAAGGAACAGATGTATTCGCACATTTCTCTGAAATTCAAAAAGACGGATTTAAAACTTTAGAAGAGGGAGAGCAAGTAACTTTTGAGATCACTCAAGGGCAAAAAGGTCCTCAAGCTTCTAACATCAAAACTGTATAA
- a CDS encoding flavodoxin family protein, with protein MKGCTGCEGCRDTYKCVINDDMQKIYPLLIESDAIIFGSPTYFYNVTADVKAFIDRCYCFEVMSKEDRSLWMGINEVLGGRYAAVIAVCEQHSSEDMGGTQVKQWQNH; from the coding sequence ATAAAAGGCTGTACAGGCTGTGAAGGGTGTAGAGACACTTATAAATGCGTAATAAATGATGATATGCAGAAGATATATCCACTTTTGATAGAATCAGATGCTATAATTTTTGGTTCACCGACATATTTTTATAATGTTACTGCCGATGTAAAGGCTTTTATTGACAGATGTTATTGTTTTGAGGTAATGTCAAAAGAAGATCGTTCTTTATGGATGGGAATAAATGAAGTTTTAGGAGGACGCTATGCTGCTGTGATAGCTGTATGCGAGCAACATTCATCAGAAGATATGGGGGGTACACAGGTGAAGCAATGGCAAAACCATTAG